Proteins from a single region of Thermoanaerobaculia bacterium:
- a CDS encoding c-type cytochrome yields the protein MRRRALGLAAVAAAFLLWGASCRARHDQTASAGAVPAIWMPIGPVPGPAVAGSGPQNPYAGDAAATMEGRHLFDRYNCSGCHGTHAGGGMGPSLRDERWIYGSAEANIFSDIAEGRAHGMPSWGTKIPDDQVWKLVAYIKSLRTPNEPDPPR from the coding sequence ATGAGACGAAGAGCCCTGGGCCTGGCGGCCGTTGCGGCAGCCTTCCTCCTGTGGGGCGCGTCGTGCCGCGCCCGCCACGACCAGACGGCGTCGGCCGGGGCGGTTCCCGCGATCTGGATGCCGATCGGCCCCGTTCCGGGCCCGGCGGTCGCCGGCTCGGGCCCTCAGAATCCCTACGCCGGCGACGCGGCCGCGACGATGGAGGGGCGCCATCTCTTCGACCGCTACAACTGCTCCGGTTGCCACGGCACTCACGCCGGCGGCGGCATGGGCCCGAGCCTTCGCGACGAGCGCTGGATCTACGGGAGCGCCGAGGCGAACATCTTCAGCGACATCGCCGAGGGACGGGCGCACGGGATGCCCTCCTGGGGAACGAAGATCCCGGACGACCAGGTATGGAAGCTCGTCGCGTACATCAAGTCGCTCCGCACGCCGAACGAGCCGGACCCGCCGCGGTGA
- a CDS encoding quinoprotein dehydrogenase-associated putative ABC transporter substrate-binding protein, with amino-acid sequence MSSVSELAGALLLAAVSAAAAAPAPPAAPAPPLRVCADPNNLPFSNDRREGFENALAELVARDLGRPLEYFWWPQRRGFARQTLKSGRCDLVMGVPSAYELASTTEPYYRSTYVFVSRGDRRLRIRSFDDPRLAHLRVGIHVIGGADSGMPPGLALAQRGIVENVVSYSLLGDYSKPNPPAALIDAVSRGDVDVAVAWGPLAGYFAQRSPVPLDVVPVSPAIDLPFRPYVFDISMAVRRGDPLRDTVDGVIERRREDIRRLLEKFGVPLVE; translated from the coding sequence ATGTCTTCGGTTTCTGAGCTCGCGGGCGCGCTCCTTCTCGCCGCCGTTTCGGCCGCCGCCGCCGCTCCCGCGCCGCCGGCCGCGCCGGCGCCGCCGCTGCGCGTGTGCGCGGACCCGAACAACCTGCCGTTCTCCAACGACCGGCGCGAAGGATTCGAGAACGCGCTCGCCGAGCTCGTCGCGCGCGACCTCGGACGCCCGCTCGAGTATTTCTGGTGGCCGCAGCGCCGCGGTTTCGCGCGGCAGACGTTGAAGAGCGGGCGTTGCGACCTCGTGATGGGCGTCCCGTCGGCGTACGAGCTCGCGTCGACGACCGAGCCGTACTACCGCTCGACGTACGTCTTCGTGTCGCGCGGCGACCGGCGTCTGCGCATTCGCTCCTTCGACGACCCGCGCCTCGCGCATTTGCGCGTGGGGATCCACGTCATCGGCGGAGCGGACTCGGGCATGCCGCCCGGCCTCGCTCTCGCGCAGCGCGGGATCGTGGAGAACGTCGTGAGCTATTCTCTGCTCGGCGACTACTCCAAGCCGAATCCTCCCGCGGCGCTGATCGACGCGGTGTCCCGCGGCGACGTCGACGTCGCGGTCGCCTGGGGTCCGCTCGCCGGCTATTTCGCGCAGCGGTCGCCGGTGCCTCTCGACGTCGTTCCGGTCTCTCCGGCGATCGACCTGCCGTTCCGCCCGTACGTCTTCGACATCTCGATGGCGGTGCGCCGGGGCGACCCGCTGAGAGACACGGTCGACGGCGTGATCGAGCGGCGGCGGGAGGACATTCGGCGTCTGCTCGAAAAGTTCGGCGTGCCGCTCGTCGAATGA
- a CDS encoding methanol/ethanol family PQQ-dependent dehydrogenase translates to MTRSTGRVFVVLTFVPALAGAAAKAGAPPRWAAPSSIAGTLPGIHLIGPVPDGDWTLPAGDFANTRFSPLSQITADNVKNLKVYTTLSTGIPHGHEGQPLVVGDTMYVVTPFPNNLIAVDLTKPGGGLKWIYQPNPDPKSVGIACCDVVNRGASWADGKIVFNTLDDHTVAVDAATGKEVWKTQVGDINLGETVTMAPLVVKDKVIVGDSGAELGVRGDIMALDVKTGKIVWRAYNSGPDKDVLIGPEFKPFYKKDQGADLGVRSWTPDQWKLGGGTVWGWISYDPETNLIFYGTANPGVWNPDLRPGDNKWSCSIFARDADTGKARWAYQVVPHDAWDYDEIMENILVDMPFAGKARKLLIHPGRTGFVFVLDRETGEVLSAESYEPTNWAKGYDLKTGLPIEDPSKRSHEGVVTRDICPSSTGAKDVIPSAFSPRTGLLYIPAHNTCMDYEGVQANYIAGTPYLGANVKMYPGPGGYQGELVAWDVAHAKKAWSAKEQKFPVYSGVLATGGDVVFYGTMDGWFKALDARNGKELWKFKVGSGIVGNPMTYLGPDGRQYVAVYSGIGGWMGAVAFPDMSTDDPYAGLGVVGAMKEIKNYSGPGDIVYVFGF, encoded by the coding sequence TTCCCGCGCTCGCCGGAGCGGCGGCGAAGGCGGGAGCGCCTCCGCGCTGGGCCGCGCCCTCCTCGATCGCCGGGACCCTCCCGGGCATCCATCTCATCGGTCCGGTTCCCGACGGCGACTGGACCCTGCCGGCCGGAGACTTCGCGAACACGCGGTTCTCGCCGCTTTCCCAGATCACGGCCGACAACGTGAAGAACTTGAAGGTCTACACGACGCTCTCGACCGGGATCCCGCACGGGCACGAGGGACAGCCGCTCGTCGTCGGCGACACCATGTACGTCGTCACGCCGTTCCCGAACAACCTGATCGCCGTCGACCTCACGAAGCCCGGCGGCGGGTTGAAATGGATCTACCAGCCCAACCCGGACCCGAAATCGGTCGGGATCGCCTGCTGCGACGTCGTCAACCGGGGCGCGTCCTGGGCCGACGGGAAGATCGTCTTCAACACGCTCGACGACCACACCGTCGCCGTCGACGCGGCGACCGGCAAGGAGGTCTGGAAGACGCAGGTCGGCGACATCAACCTGGGCGAGACGGTCACGATGGCGCCGCTCGTCGTCAAGGACAAGGTGATCGTCGGCGACAGCGGCGCCGAGCTCGGCGTGCGCGGCGACATCATGGCGCTCGACGTGAAGACGGGAAAGATCGTCTGGCGCGCCTACAATTCGGGGCCCGACAAGGACGTCCTGATCGGACCCGAGTTCAAGCCGTTCTACAAGAAGGACCAGGGCGCCGATCTCGGCGTCCGGTCGTGGACGCCGGACCAGTGGAAGCTCGGCGGCGGGACGGTCTGGGGATGGATCTCCTACGATCCGGAGACGAACCTGATCTTCTACGGCACGGCGAATCCCGGCGTCTGGAACCCGGATCTGCGCCCCGGCGACAACAAATGGTCCTGCTCGATCTTCGCGCGCGACGCCGACACCGGGAAGGCGCGCTGGGCCTACCAGGTCGTGCCGCACGACGCGTGGGACTACGACGAGATCATGGAGAACATCCTCGTCGACATGCCTTTCGCGGGGAAGGCGCGCAAGCTCCTGATCCACCCCGGGCGCACCGGGTTCGTCTTCGTCCTCGACCGGGAGACGGGCGAGGTGCTCTCGGCCGAGAGCTACGAGCCGACGAACTGGGCGAAGGGTTACGACCTGAAGACGGGTCTTCCCATCGAGGACCCCTCCAAGCGCAGTCACGAGGGGGTCGTCACGCGCGACATCTGCCCTTCGTCGACCGGGGCGAAGGACGTGATCCCGTCGGCGTTCTCGCCGCGGACGGGACTCCTCTACATCCCGGCGCACAACACGTGCATGGACTACGAGGGTGTGCAGGCGAACTACATCGCGGGAACGCCCTATCTCGGCGCGAACGTGAAGATGTACCCGGGGCCCGGCGGCTACCAGGGGGAGCTCGTCGCGTGGGACGTCGCGCACGCGAAGAAGGCCTGGAGCGCGAAGGAGCAGAAGTTCCCCGTCTACAGCGGCGTGCTCGCGACCGGCGGCGACGTCGTGTTCTACGGGACGATGGACGGCTGGTTCAAGGCGCTCGACGCGAGGAACGGGAAAGAGCTCTGGAAGTTCAAGGTGGGCTCCGGGATCGTCGGCAACCCGATGACGTATCTCGGTCCCGACGGCAGGCAGTACGTCGCCGTCTACTCCGGGATCGGCGGCTGGATGGGCGCGGTCGCGTTTCCGGACATGTCGACCGACGACCCGTACGCCGGCCTCGGCGTCGTCGGCGCCATGAAGGAGATCAAGAACTACAGCGGCCCGGGAGACATCGTCTATGTCTTCGGTTTCTGA